A window from Cyprinus carpio isolate SPL01 unplaced genomic scaffold, ASM1834038v1 S000006753, whole genome shotgun sequence encodes these proteins:
- the LOC122144713 gene encoding ephrin type-A receptor 7-like, translating to MVFKKGMQDQKNRIYSTVKSKSTSATVNNLKPSTAYIFQIRAFTAAGYGTFGPRVEVTTKEESTGSATVISSEQNPVIIIAVVAVAGTIILVFMVFGFIIGRRHCGYSKADQEGDEELYFQCTKTYIDPETYEDPNRAVHQFAKELDASCIKIERVIGAGEFGEVCSGRLKLPGKRDVSVAIKTLKVGYTEKQRRDFLCEASIMGQFDHPNVVHLEGVVTRGKPVMIVIEYMENGSLDAFLRKHDGQFTVIQLVGMLRGIAAGMRYLSDMGYVHRDLAARNILVNSNLVCKVSDFGLSRVIDDDPEAVYTTTGGKIPVRWTAMEAIQYRKFTSASDVWSYGILMWEVMSYGERPYWDMSNQDVIKAIEEGYRLPAPMDCPPGLHQLMLDCWQKDRADRPKFDQIVGILDKMIRNPNTLKTPMGTCTRPISPLLDQNTPDFNSFRLVSEWLEAIKMERYVDSFTAAGYSSLESVARMTIEDVMSLGISLVGHQKKIMSSIQTMRAQMLHLHGTGVQV from the exons ATGGTGTTCAAAAAGGGGATGCAG GACCAGAAGAATCGCATTTACTCCACCGTGAAGTCAAAGTCTACTTCAGCCACAGTCAATAATCTGAAGCCAAGTACAGCGTACATCTTTCAGATCCGAGCATTCACCGCCGCGGGATACGGCACCTTCGGTCCCAGAGTAGAGGTCACCACCAAGGAAGAATCCACTGGATCTG CTACAGTCATATCGAGTGAGCAGAATCCAGTCATCATCATTGCGGTGGTGGCGGTAGCCGGTACTATCATCCTGGTCTTCATGGTGTTTGGTTTCATCATAGGGAGAAG ACACTGTGGCTACAGTAAGGCCGATCAGGAAGGGGACGAGGAGCTCTACTTTCAAT GCACCAAAACATACATTGACCCTGAAACCTACGAAGACCCAAACAGGGCTGTCCATCAGTTCGCAAAGGAGCTGGATGCCTCTTGCATTAAGATTGAGAGGGTTATCGGCGCAG GAGAGTTTGGAGAGGTGTGCAGTGGACGACTGAAGCTGCCGGGAAAGAGGGATGTGTCGGTGGCCATAAAAACGCTGAAAGTAGgctacactgaaaaacaaaggCGGGACTTCCTGTGCGAGGCCAGCATAATGGGCCAGTTTGATCACCCGAATGTGGTCCATCTGGAGGGTGTCGTCACCAGAG GAAAACCAGTCATGATAGTAATTGAATACATGGAAAATGGCTCATTAGATGCATTCCTCAGG AAACATGATGGGCAGTTCACTGTGATTCAGTTGGTGGGAATGCTGCGCGGCATCGCGGCCGGCATGAGATACCTCTCAGACATGGGCTACGTCCATCGCGATCTGGCGGCGCGAAACATCCTTGTCAACAGCAATCTCGTATGTAAAGTGTCTGACTTCGGCCTGTCCAGAGTGATTGACGACGATCCCGAAGCTGTCTACACAACGACG GGTGGAAAGATCCCAGTTCGGTGGACAGCAATGGAAGCCATCCAGTATCGAAAATTCACATCAGCTAGTGATGTATGGAGCTACGGGATTCTCATGTGGGAGGTCATGTCCTACGGGGAACGACCTTATTGGGACATGTCCAATCAAGAT GTCATAAAGGCTATCGAGGAGGGATATCGTCTTCCCGCCCCCATGGACTGCCCTCCTGGCCTCCATCAGCTCATGTTGGACTGCTGGCAGAAAGACAGAGCAGACCGACCCAAATTCGATCAGATCGTCGGCATCCTGGACAAAATGATCCGAAATCCTAACACCTTAAAAACACCAATGGGAACATGTACGAG ACCCATAAGCCCACTGCTTGACCAGAACACTCCAGATTTCAACTCTTTCCGATTGGTCAGTGAGTGGTTGGAAGCCATCAAGATGGAGAGATACGTGGACAGCTTCACAGCTGCGGGCTACAGCTCGCTCGAATCTGTCGCTAGAATGACTATCGA GGATGTAATGAGTTTGGGAATCTCCTTGGTGGGCCATCAGAAGAAGATCATGAGCAGTATACAGACTATGAGAGCCCAGATGCTACATCTTCACGGGACGGGCGTTCAAGTGTGA